The region tgaGCAGAGACACTTTAAATAGCAGCAGCTATGTTCTGACTCTGATTCAACGTGAATTGAAATGCGATTGGTTGATTCTGAACACAACCACATCCCTATTTtggagagggtgtgcacacttatgcaaccacatAATTTGTACTCCCCCTCTTATGATGAGCTATAACCTTTACAATTTAATTGTGGGATAAGTTCTGAAATGATTCCTCGTGTTTTCATTGTTtatatcacacaaaaaaaaaaaaagcatttggacaagggtgtgtagacttttctgCTCGGGCCAGCAAAAACAATTCAGCACTGTTCCTTTCCTTTGcacttttcacatttcaaaaaaacaaaagaaaaaatgtctcGCTTGTTAATGAGCTCACATCGCTCTGAAAATGAGGCTGGAAATGACAAATACGCCCGCGATGATTTATCCACGAACGATTACTAAGTGCCTCCAGACTGCCGCTTACGCCTCGTTAGACTTCTCggctaaaaaaaactgcatgacTTTGCACGGAAGGTCCCAAACAACGTGCAAACATAAACGGAATGTGGCTGAGGGACATCTGCTCACCAAAGACAGGAAATAAACCAGATCAGACTTGGATGATGCACAGCTACGCACATCACATGTGCCTCTTTTCTTATTCAGACTGGCCGGCTGGAAAGGGAGTCAAAGGAGGGAGGTGGGGAAATTCGGGGACATCAACGCCACTCACTCGAAGCGCAAACTTGGTATTTCTATGCAAATCGATAGAACACACACCTTAAGAATTCCATCTGTGTAACATTGAAACGCAAAATGATTCATTGGACTGTCCTTGTTTTCCCCTCCGTGGGACCAGTAAAACACATCTGTCAAGTACCACAAAATTTTCTGGCAATGATCTGATCTGGGCTCGTATGAACACcgctccaaaagtattggaacacccCTTTGTTTCTGCTGTTCACATTTGAGTTGGACATCAAAAGATGAGACGAGCTCAACACGATAGCTTGCCGGGGATGTATATCTGGATCGgaccaaaaaacccccccaaaaacggcaatgaaatgtttcttttcttACTTCGAGCACATGGTACTTGTTAGTGGGGCCTTGCAGCCAAATGCCTGCAATAACCAAGTCCGTTTTTGCCCACCCGATGTAGATGGGCGGGATGGTCCTGCATTTTCCCTTAAAACTGAATCAACAAGTGACGACTGTCATATTTTCCTGGACCGTAAGAAAAATAAACTGTGTAAATTCACTTGGCGAGCCGGTCAACCTTGTGGTCTAAAGTTTCTGGGTTCAAATCCTAGCTCGGGCCTATTTGTGTGTTGTTTCCATAGTCTTCCCAAGCTTGCATGCGTGTTATCCAGGTGTAGTTTCTTCCCACGTTCTAAAAACACGTATATTAAGTTCACCGAGGACACAAAATCCCTTTGGTCGgaatgtgtgaatggttgtttgtcgatctGTGCCCTCCATTTGAATGCCAACTCGTCCAGGATACACTCTGACTGAAATCAGCTGCCAACGTAAGCTCCAGAAACCCTGTGACCCTAAACAGGATAACAGTTTATGAAGTGGAATTCGCGTTTTATTGTTTCAAAACAATGCACAATTTGTAGTTACTGTTTGTGtctaatacattttaattgtacagtaaatgtaatttcatttaTAGTTAAGCGCAGCGTGGGTGTTCAAACTGTACATAATGTTACAGAAATGTGattctacttttatttttgtactcatAAATGAACGTTCCGAATATGTTCGGCCTCCGGAGCGATCTACAGCGTCCTCTGTCGTATATAAGTAGGAACAACACCTTTTGTTGACGCTGTCGTTCTGTCAATTCAGCAACATGCTGAGGTCAATATTATTTAGACTTCGTGTTGCTCTGTGGATTGGTTATGATATTATTGATTATGTATGTTATTGCAATTTTGTCCATGTCATTTTGGCACCTTTGGTTGTCCATAAAATATTTAGCTGCAGCGTTTGACGTGTTGCGCGCTTTCGTCCAATCAGAGCGCAATACTAGTTGTGACGCCATCTTATTGCGACGGACAAATTGCACTTCCGTAATTGGAGGTTGCGAACGAAGGGATCGGCGCAGTGAGAAACGTGTACATCTTAGTCAATAACGCAGTTAAACTTTATTCCTACATATAAACGTCCGTAACCGTGTTCTCAAGAGTACATATTTGGACCATAGTTATAATTTTTCAGGCTAATGCCAGCACGCGGATTTGGGCCCCGTTTAATCTCCGAGTGGTCTGCATTGTTTTGGTCAGTGACGTCAAACTAAGAGGTGATACCTGACTCTTCCTATCCTTCGAGCGTACCTGTTAGTTGTCCGTTTTGCTTATTAACACGACGTTGACTGTGTATTTTAGGCTACGCTAACTCAAGTAAAGCTATGGCTTCCAGGCGGGCAGGTTATACGAGCAGCGAGGATTCTCCTTCGTCAAATAGTGGCAACCGCAAAGCAAGTACCAACAACATTCCTGACAGGACTGTGGTGGAATCCTGCTACGAGCGCAAACCAGACAAGGTGGTATACGGCAGCGTGAGTGTAACATCGCTGAAATCCCGCCTTGCACCGACCATTCAATCTGCCATGTCGGCTGCAGTTGATACTCTCCTGGGCGAAGTGGCGCTTGTGCTCAACGAGACTCATCAAGATTTGctgcacaaggaacaagaaaacGAGAGGCTCAAAGTGCGCCTGGAGGTATCGGAGAGGGAGCTGAAGACGATGCAGGATTGTCTGTGCAGCGCTCAGAAGCTCATAGACCAGCTTCAGATCTCATACAGCGGCCCTCATAACATTGTTCAGTCGGTTTTCGCTTCATCGCTGTCCTCCATGCCGGCAGACGTGGACCGGGACCATCCAAACTCTCGAAACGGTGGAGCCGGCGTCGACTTGGGTCTCAGTGGTTCCATGGATAACTCGCTTCATGGGTTTGAGCCAAGAGATGACTACAAGATGTGCCAGCTGTCTATTCAACCTGATGGTTCCGTGACCAACCACGCTCTGGACTCCTTTGCGGCAGACGCATCTCACATGTGCGCTGACGCCAACAGATCAGGTACGGCTTTTCTAGCATTCCTCCATGAGTTGCCGATGACCGCAATTGATGGGATGTGATTGGTAGAATACGCgcttcaaaatatatttgacaGAGGCATCCCTCGTCATGCGTCACCATTTGAGACTAAAATCTTTCGTGCTCTTTGTGTTTCAGAGGCGAGGCCGTCTCAGAGGCCAGGCGAAGCGGGCGGCTTTGAGATTAAAGTGGAGCAGGGACAAGCGCCGAGCTCCAGTCAAAGCAACAGGAAGGACGCAGTTGGCGTTGGCGAGCAGCCGTCGCACACCGTGGGCTATGTTCAAGTCGGGGATGGGGGAGATTCCCAGCGTACCTTCACCCAACCTCTGCGCCACCAAAGGCCTGTTCGAGAATGCAGCAGCGCCCCGCAGCAGCGAATGACGGACGGACAAAAGCCACCGGCGAGGACTTCGGGA is a window of Hippocampus zosterae strain Florida chromosome 16, ASM2543408v3, whole genome shotgun sequence DNA encoding:
- the si:ch1073-224n8.1 gene encoding zinc finger protein 70 isoform X1; translation: MASRRAGYTSSEDSPSSNSGNRKASTNNIPDRTVVESCYERKPDKVVYGSVSVTSLKSRLAPTIQSAMSAAVDTLLGEVALVLNETHQDLLHKEQENERLKVRLEVSERELKTMQDCLCSAQKLIDQLQISYSGPHNIVQSVFASSLSSMPADVDRDHPNSRNGGAGVDLGLSGSMDNSLHGFEPRDDYKMCQLSIQPDGSVTNHALDSFAADASHMCADANRSEARPSQRPGEAGGFEIKVEQGQAPSSSQSNRKDAVGVGEQPSHTVGYVQVGDGGDSQRTFTQPLRHQRPVRECSSAPQQRMTDGQKPPARTSGPERGHGVSPGRAHESAGPSGADAAVEPSGDRPHHCLECGKTFRLISSLKKHIRIHTGEKPYPCSVCGRCFRESGALKTHLRIHTGEKPYSCSECGNCFRHLDGLRKHRRTHTGEKPYVCAICGKRLSRLQHLKHHQLIHTGERPCCCPFCNRSFKEPAALRKHVRTHREEGGHVAMAATADAIDDVNNLHPAAPSPQMRFEEWGAEEEENAVVDCV